Part of the Palaemon carinicauda isolate YSFRI2023 chromosome 8, ASM3689809v2, whole genome shotgun sequence genome is shown below.
ctcgcttggccgaggccaaagctagcaggaacaccgtcttccaggtaaggtggcgatcagaagtctggcgtaatggttcgtagggaggcctcttaagagacctgaggacccgaaccacgttccgaggaggattgattgattattaggtattatctggcatcgtaacagcaaagGTCATTGATGCGATAGAATATCGTTAACTAATATTATGCATCTTATTTCCACTcatgattaaatcttattaaataaaccagtatccataagaaatttaaaaaggcaATCCACATTGCATTCAGGTCCCAAAATTTTAGATAGTATGTAAAAGCCACTGCTATCcttacaattatgaaaatggcgTATTCTCTTGGTCAAGTAACTTGGACACTCGGTTAATATATGTTATACAGTCAGTGGCACCAAGCAATCTTCACAAAATGGCTGATGTTCTCCACTCATCCAAAAGCTGTGCGTCAATCTGGTGTGATCGATTCTCATTCGGCATAGTAGCCTACCACTTCTCTTGACCTTTGCATATCAAAATATGCCCTTGGATGAGATGATTTAACATTTTCACTCATTTTTTGATTTTCCAACTTCCAATAAAAATTCCAAGTTTCTCTAAGTACGGACTGAATTACGGGGTACATATCTTTTGTAGGtagtaaaaagttatttcttatacagcTATGAACTGCATCCTTTGCCAGAGAGTCCGCTTCCTCATTTCCCTTTATATCGACATGagcaggaacccaacaaaatttaatattcttacctCTATTTCCCAGTAGATATAGCCATTCAAGAATTTCGATTATTATTGGGTGCAGTGAATTGAAGTGGTTCATTGCCATCAATACACTCAAGGAGTCGCTAAAAATAACATAATCTTTATGAGGTAGCCGGAAGATTTCCTTGACTGCCATTAAAATAGCATAGCATTCAGCTGTAAAAATGGATGCTTGGTCAGGTAATCTAATGCttcgattaaaatttggaaaacatatcCCAAATTCAACGCCAGCGCTGGATTTGGATCCATCCGTAAAAACGAAAACAGCGTCCTTATGGCATTCTATGTGCTCCaagaaagtaactctcattatctccTTTGATGTTTCTCATTTTGCATCTAATATACATTTACAGAAATCTACAGAGGGTAGATTCCATGGAGGTATTTTAGAGtactctacaggtaaaattttacCCTTGGGGATTTCATAGTCCTTCAAGGCTCTTAAAGCTCTATACTCTAACGGTTTAGGGTATCTAGGATGATTATCATAAAAACTAGTACATTTTAAATTATTAACAGTTTCATATGTGAGTGACTTTGGCAGCCTCTGAAGTCTAAACCAGTATCGAACCAGCGATGACTGGCGGTGAAGCTCCAAAGGCATTTCACAAGCATCTACTAACAGACTAGATATGGGAGATGACTTAAAAGCTCCACTGGCTAGTCTTACTCCAGCATTGTGTACAGAGTCTAATAATGccaatgttgtttttgttgctgaggaatatatttcacatccatatgcAACTTTAGATGCAATTAATGCTTTGTAAAGCATTAGAAGGTGCTTTCGATCAGCACCCCAAGAAGTATGGtataaaattctaatcaaattaagaGACTGAATACATttaactttgaaatttttaatatgaGGAACGCATGTTAACTTACTGTCAAATAATAACCCTAAAAACAAGGTCTCATCTTTGCAAGAAATTCTTTTCCCATATATGTATAAGTCAGGGTCCGGATGAATACCTCTTATACGGCAAAAATACATCGCCACAGTTTTCGAAGCTGAAAACTTGAATCCTCGTTTGGCAGCCCATTCTGTTACCCTATTAATAGTTAGCTGAATCTTTCTTTCAGCAACAGCCATTCGTGATGCTGCAAATGAGATAGAGAGGTCATCGACAAATAAGGTGTGCATGACATCATGAGGGATTACGTTACTAATACCATTTATGGATAAGGCAAATAATGTTACACTAAGGACACTGCCTTGTGGAATGCCGCCTTCTTGATTATGAATTGATGAGAATGTATTTCCTACTCTAACTTTAAATTGACGGTTACTCAGGAACGATCTAACAAACATTGGCAGTTCCCCTCTCAATCCAATTTCATGAATGGTTTGAAGAATACCATGTCTCCAGGTGGTATCGTATGCCCTCTCCAAGTCAAAGAAAATAGATATGTGATGCTTTTTGCTGCCAAAAGCTTCACAAATTGATGCCTCTAATCTTGCTAGGACATCAAAGCAGGATCGCATTCGTCGGAAGCCACACTATGATGGGTTAATAAGTCCTTTCTGTTCTAAAACCCATACCAGTCGTACGTTCACCATCTTTTCCATCAATTTACATatacaagatgttaatgcaatcaGCCAATAGTTGGTCATAATGATGCTATCTTTTCTaggtttcaaaaaggctaaaattatacaaATGCTCCAAATATTAGGGAATAGACTCTCTTTCCAAATTCTATTGATGATACTGAGTAAAAAAAATCTAGTTTCTGTGGGTAAATGTTTAATCATTGAATAGGTGATATTATCAATTCCAGGAGCCGAATCATTACATGTAGACAGGGCTGACAAAAGCTCttgcgtatgcgcaggtgagcgctggcgtgctaCCTCAgaaactgctggagggcgccggggcgccgaagggcgtgcgcgcgcagggggaccctggcgcgtaacaggaacggaggcgcgaacgcctgagggtgagcgccgaggcgctaagtCAGAAACAGCAGCAACATCGGCAGGTGAGCGCTCAGGCGGTGCCTgtcgcttgagggcaagaggcgcagttttgcgctcaagccccttcagccccgaagggcccggagactgcgcagtggcagtatcaggtggcgcgtcacgtGCATCAGGAACTCTGGAAgtagatggtctgggcgacaggtcacaatgtcccgaaggacgaccatcttccgaaggggatcgcgaacgatccctggagaggtctaggttggtagctggcaggacaggggaacggcgagtcgtctcctccgcagaggactgtggcgacgaggagccgaagaggcgcctcttaacccctttgaaaggggaaggaaggcctctacggcgaaggggaggacgagccttctgccttatacgcccacgaggggccgtgggatcagcaagctgaccatcggtgggcctccgaagaggagtctctgttactgaactcccccgagagggagaatcaccggcaggagagaccgtgggacttagctcctccctcgaaggatgttcggaggggaagtctaagccttcagctacctcagccacaggaacgggcatttggctagacccacgggatgtttccgtcaccagaacgtcaaccacagacagaggatctatctccgctgaagttggcgattgtttgacagccacacccagtttgatcatgtcaaacagagcttccttggagggcgaaccctgtagccccaaggaagcccaaatcaGCAAAAGATCATTATTAGGCACAaattcctcctccgggggaggaggggcagctacctcactatgggaggcaactacctctccctcatcccgggatcggttaacagcactgcggtctacgctaccactcgccggcctctcgggagaggccgctcgagtgggagcttcggaggaggaaagggcgacggaagaagaggtcttgggattttctctcttccgagaaacctccgaaggagaaatatcccttttagccttcttcttgcgtcgccgggcaaacctctcccactgggaggtagaccactccctacactcaatacatacgttagacctatcacaccgttggcccctacactgagggcataaggagtgaggatcagtgtccaaggccgacataaaggtaccacaagggcggccagaaaGTCCAGGGCACGTATGCATGATgagaaatagaggccaacttcacacactctgaAAAGAGAATGCAaacaaattatggcagtcaaaaacggaggagagcgcagacacgtctgacgtctctccgagccaaaagtaaagtgagctaatcaccggtgtgtgtgagggaggggggggggggttagctagctacccctccctaccacccccgctaactagcggcggggtaggaaaccctcgttaaaacttttatggctcgtcgttcagctacgccgaagtaattaccccatgtaaatagcgtggtttgtatttcagttacgtaaCAAATCCctattaaatatgttattttccttagtaaaatcaaTTTTTgtatatacttacccgatgatcatgtagctgtcaactctgttgcccgacagaaaaatctaaggtcgggatacgccagcgatcgctatacaggtgggggtgtactcaacagcgccatctgtcgagtaggtactcagatacttcttgtcaacaagaactcaattttctcctcggtccactggttctctatggggaggaagggagggtccttaaattcatgatcatcgggtaagtatattcaaaaatttattttactaaggaaaataacatttttcaatattaatcttacccgatgatcatgtagctgattcacacccaggggggtgggtggagaccagcatacatgttaacattagaagctaagtatcccgtatttcattttagcagttattcaaaataacaaacataaaattaataagtacctggtaaggaagtcgacttgaaccattactctgcctttttaagtacgtcttccttactgagcctagcgatcctcttaggatgctgagcgactcctaggtgctgaagtatgaagggctgcaacccatactaaaggacctcatcacaacctctaatctaggcgcttctcaagaaagaatttgaccacccgccaaatcaaccaggatgcggaaggcttcttagccttccgtacaacccaaaaaacaacaataaaaagcatttcaagagaaagattaaaaaaggttatgggattatgggaatgtagtggttgagccctcacctactactgcactcgctgctacgaatggtcccagggtgtagcagttctcgtaaagagactggacatctttgaggtaaaatgatgcgaacactgacttgcttctccaataggttgcatccataacactctgcagagaacggtactgtttgaaggccactgaagtagcgacagccctaacttcatgtgtccttaccttcagcaaagcaaggtcttcttccttcagatgagaatgggcctctctaatcaaaagcctgatgtaataagaaactgcgttcttagacatcggtaaagcaggtttcttgatagaacaccataaagcttctgattgtcctcgtaatggctttgtacgtcttaaatagtacttaagagctcttactgggcaaagtactctctctagttcgttcccaaccaagttggacaggcttgggatctcgaacgacttgggccaaggacgagaaggaagctcgtttttagctaaaaaaccaagctgcaaggaacatgtagccgtttcagatgtaaaacctatgttcctgctgaaggcgtgaatctcactgactcttttagctgttgctaagcaaacgaggaaaagagtcttcaatgtgagatccttaaaagaggctgattgaagcggttcgaaccttgctgacatcaggaaccttaaaaccacgtctaggttccagcctggtgtggccaaccgacgctcctttgaggtctcaaaagacttaaggaggtcctgtagatctttgttggtggaaagatctaagcctctgtggcggaagaccgctgccaacatgcttctgtaacctttgatcgtaggagctgatagggatcttacattccttagatgtaaaaggaagtcagctatctgcgttacagatgtactggttgaggaaactgcattcgccttgcaccagcttcggaagacttcccacttcgactggtagactttgagagtggatgttctccttgctctggcaatcgctctggctgcctccttcgaaaagcctctagctcttgagagtctttcgatagtctgaaggcagtcagacgaagagcgtggaggcttgggtgtaccttctttacgtgcggctgacgcagaaagtccactcttagaggaagagtcctgggaacgtctactagccattacagtacctcggtgaaccattctctcgcgggccagaggggagcaaccaacgtcaaccgtgtcccttcgtgagaggcaaacttctgtagtaccctgttgacaatcttgaacggagggaacgcatacaggtctagatgggaccaatccagaagaaaggcatccacgtgaactgctgctgggtctggaatcggagaacaatacatcgggagcctcttggtcatcgaggtagcgaatagatctatggtgggctgacccgacagggcccatagtctgctgcaaacattcttgtgaagggtccactctgtggggatgacctgacccttccggctgaggcgatctgccatgacattcatgtcgccctgaatgaacctcgttaccagcgaaatctttcgatcttttgaccaagtgaggaggtcccttgcgatctcgaacaacttcctcgaatgagtccctccttgcttggagatgtacgccaaggctgtggtgttgttggagttcacctccaccaccttgcttagatggagggacttgaagtttatcaaggccagatgaactgccaatagctccttgcagttgatgtgaagtgttctttgctcctgattccacgtgcccgagcattcctgtccgtccagtgtcgcaccccagcccgtgtccgatgcgtccgagaagagacggtggtcaggggtctgaacagccaatggtagaccttccttgagaagaatgctgttcttccacca
Proteins encoded:
- the LOC137645518 gene encoding uncharacterized protein; the protein is MRVTFLEHIECHKDAVFVFTDGSKSSAGVEFGICFPNFNRSIRLPDQASIFTAECYAILMAVKEIFRLPHKDYVIFSDSLSVLMAMNHFNSLHPIIIEILEWLYLLGNRGKNIKFCWVPAHVDIKGNEEADSLAKDAVHSCIRNNFLLPTKDMYPVIQSVLRETWNFYWKLENQKMSENVKSSHPRAYFDMQRSREVVGYYAE